In Vanessa tameamea isolate UH-Manoa-2023 chromosome 19, ilVanTame1 primary haplotype, whole genome shotgun sequence, one genomic interval encodes:
- the LOC113393836 gene encoding integrator complex subunit 1: MERGKMSSTGRGGKSKAPQHPQDIFALGSKSTVVVSRDSEKRNIHKPSTSSVAERKRETATFGSQPPSKRARIGSPAEAVSGTSLEVDPVDLVPNVLQALDTHNSDKLLGLLTGSIRLLKSQRSKPDPILCMSMLYLTKIRPNMFAHETVTQTLCTLLKREQGAAFKSKGNPLVFVLACNMLYAGHRDGNNWPDTFIKVYIEDALNERWWVDCSWCKCLVENIVTAFGTKQPAAHLIPSDNTLGTMSPSGSGSPLMGSNEDDTDNTELEYSVFPRYSSSYETVEALVLEAIKEQIQRRAAPDAIGKGFLKLLSATCGFPEIRMIAASRLEAWLHSGKLWRAAQELLAHVCANAHAAGPSAARDHEVLAQLARMRLKTKPLQAAYQACLREMVSESTALLRSVVTHTIYNELSNVRSPNNMAVLAALIQAQPQLVPAAMADTYQELVVRTEDYLRPLRALTRECVRATRSDAQALLPLARALAQPPPLDPPQEVRERAFQSLADLFCLCCLVTAAHSKHASDYRSQLCALQQQALGWLLDTAVAVYRPVRHDCLHVLNKIMFVEPAETYSKVDNWPPESERALTYRLCCEAPLPQNTLLRLVFIGLSKDIPVPPTEVFELIEQLVRRACALPPEDQPLQVDKLEIADYIFQLCQFHPPDNITLPAGYTPPALAITSLYWRGWMLLTMLAAHNPQGFAERAANTYPTLRALIECCITSKPSIEWSGTGESERLEAERATVLQLETHLAAASNAKLPVTEHSSRLLAQLTTLEPLGPARRPPAGVLEALQALSSQLRLGRLLCRQPALLLQLVERHGTRRAMPWLHQLLRHDRLELSVLPVQCLCEFLSAGGAGAGEAGKAGELCAHLRRTLHSEEGARAVLHYYLQRLAHAHAPTRASASRGLKLVLSQSDDAIEMDYNADVNPESWLSLLPSLRHWEVLRGEAVRRVRAACLVECAPPHVAAYLGFLAQHVHHHHPHDLTDMVLDLSQVLMERTTVMGYVLPPVDSKETPRDERLLAQHKALHALTTIFYTHLRQVLSNEIPEIQEPVEEGGEGSSGWNAGEKVMLQWANGRQANLHVVVAHAHLKLLCFGPSYLDTNQEMYSWLQSTWVGDAPEAFVSESSDEAVLLPDWLRLSLVRSARPALLEAGLRGLPAHKLALFIQTFGMPVSSMSALLGALDACPAGAVVRLGVERAYMAQLLRVQRARGASGGHAFAAALRLARPHYPPDDTLFTEDTLPDEIEDPWSSPRQTAKLEVGQIGALLATAFAGADAYRGDLDTAFTQLHGLLWAEGGAGAATRAVLAALRGSRAAALLRRPAHAAPLLRALARLRPAALAETAGALLSQCKLSRGPVVEALRAARGAPARSPAHAQAALPADATKDQLVAALESATPSTLEALGNEIIETQDTQVVVDTITHLLEKNQEGRYELQVKADPDEEKFSACAQHVLSRRGLGCGLLLDWLSELQRETLGRQMRLMFQRGGGAWRPLLVTLLAHRASWRTLHAALVALTEHGGWSAKAVLDFAETLIGSPRVWQGRDRATPKHHSPDDSLRLSYHQLGVLIGYVGTEAREAETAGGAEAARRRIEARLPLVLRCCSAPHALLAAALAASRSHPLLLLLLYMKVPKVLQLLRECEDLPPATPQLLVAGEARAVARRSTSATDRVAHALLTALAAPHHHSKEHSQKMWRTEAGARGVFARCAGAGARALPLAGALLRGVRARQHHHLQHLLAALEVLPDADLFEPPAGDEVHGILECFLNMLKGGGGGGGGSLAHRVAALLRRYRAARPQRAATLLHAHRDTIASQAALAGVAGGEGAASAAPPPHALQALRRRVAPPDELHWLVQEVEAWGVRRGGAWGGAASADALLRATAPLAASPHAPLRTATLSLLTKLLPAAPDTHPGLQAILECLDSDQPEIAQSVLDKLPELVVGMQEHAARILTFVFELGLRSRLPVEQCIAKCVSTINLNRGC; the protein is encoded by the exons ATGGAGCGTGGTAAAATGTCTTCAACCGGACGCGGCGGCAAGAGCAAAGCTCCGCAGCATCCTCAGGATATATTTGCTTTAGGCAGTAAATCTACTGTAGTGGTCTCCAGAGACTCAGAGAAAAGAAACATACATAAACCGTCTACGAGCA GTGTTGCAGAAAGAAAACGGGAAACAGCTACTTTTGGCAGTCAGCCTCCAAGCAAGAGGGCAAGAATAGGTTCTCCTGCAGAGGCTGTCAGTGGCACCTCGTTAGAAGTTGATCCTGTGGATCTTGTTCCTAATGTTCTTCAAGCATTGGACACACACAACTCTGATAAATTG CTGGGTCTGTTAACAGGCTCCATAAGACTTCTTAAATCTCAGCGCTCAAAACCGGACCCAATCCTTTGCATGAGTATGTTATATTTGACTAAAATTCGGCCAAATATGTTTGCCCATGAGACAGTAACACAGACTCTGTGCACACTTCTGAAGAGAGAGCAGGGTGCAGCGTTCAAAAGCAAAGGCAATCCACTTGTTTTTGTACTAGCTTGTAACATGCTATATGCTGGACATAGAGATGGTAATAATTGGCCAGATACATTTATAAAG gtatatATAGAAGACGCTCTTAATGAGCGTTGGTGGGTGGACTGTTCCTGGTGTAAATGCTTGGTGGAGAACATTGTAACAGCATTTGGAACAAAGCAGCCGGCTGCTCATCTAATTCCCAGTGACAACACACTAG GTACAATGTCACCATCTGGTTCAGGGTCTCCATTGATGGGTAGCAATGAAGATGACACTGACAACACCGAGCTTGAATATTCGGTATTCCCGAG GTATTCAAGTAGCTATGAGACTGTGGAGGCGCTGGTGCTGGAGGCGATCAAGGAGCAGATCCAACGACGAGCCGCGCCTGATGCTATCGGCAAAGGCTTTCTTAAGCTTCTCTCTGCCACTTGCGGCTTTCCAGAG ATCCGCATGATAGCGGCGTCCCGGCTGGAGGCGTGGCTACACTCGGGCAAGCTGTGGCGCGCGGCGCAGGAGCTGCTCGCGCACGTGTGCGCCAACGCGCACGCCGCCGGGCCCAGCGCCGCGCGCGACCACGAGGTGCTGGCGCAGCTGGCGCGCATGCGCCTCAAGACGAAGCCGCTGCAGGCCGCCTACCAGGCCTGTCTCAG AGAGATGGTGTCGGAGAGTACGGCGCTCCTGCGCAGCGTGGTCACGCACACCATCTACAACGAGCTGTCCAACGTGCGCTCGCCCAACAACATGGCGGTGCTCGCGGCGCTCATCCAGGCGCAGCCGCAGCTCGTGCCGGCCGCCATGGCCGACACGTACCAG GAGCTGGTGGTGCGCACGGAGGACTACCTGCGGCCGCTGCGGGCGCTGACGCGCGAGTGCGTGCGCGCGACGCGCTCCGACGCGCAGGCGCTGCTGCCGCTGGCGCGCGCGCTGGCTCAGCCGCCCCCCCTCGACCCGCCGCAGGAG GTCCGAGAGCGCGCCTTCCAGTCGTTGGCGGACTTGTTCTGTCTATGCTGCCTGGTGACGGCGGCGCACAGCAAGCACGCCAGCGACTACCGCTCGCAGCTATGCGCTCTGCAGCAGCAGGCTCTCGGCTGGCTCCTGGACACCGCCGTCGCCGTGTACCGACCGGTGCGACACGACTGTCTGCACGTGCTCAACAAG ATAATGTTCGTGGAGCCGGCGGAGACGTACAGCAAGGTGGACAACTGGCCGCCGGAGTCGGAGCGCGCGTTGACCTACCGCCTGTGCTGCGAGGCGCCGCTGCCGCAGAACACGCTCCTGCGACTCGTCTTCATTGGACTGTCGAAG gatATACCCGTGCCTCCGACGGAAGTGTTCGAGCTGATAGAGCAACTGGTGCGACGTGCCTGCGCTCTGCCGCCGGAAGATCAACCTCTGCAGGTGGACAAGCTGGAGATTGCGGACTACATATTCCAGTTGTGCCAGTTCCATCCACCAGATAACATCACCTTACCAGCCGG ATACACGCCTCCAGCTCTAGCTATTACTTCGCTGTACTGGCGCGGCTGGATGCTGCTGACGATGCTGGCGGCGCACAACCCGCAGGGCTTCGCCGAGCGCGCTGCTAACACGTATCCTACGCTGCGAGCGCTCATCGAATGCTGCATCACCAG CAAGCCGTCCATCGAGTGGTCGGGCACGGGGGAGAGCGAGCGCCTGGAGGCGGAGCGCGCCACCGTGCTGCAGCTGGAGACGCACCTGGCCGCCGCCAGCAACGCCAAGCTGCCGGTCACCGAGCACTCGTCCCGTCTGCTGGCCCAG TTGACGACGCTGGAACCGCTCGGTCCGGCTCGACGACCGCCGGCGGGGGTGCTGGAAGCGTTACAGGCGCTCAGCTCGCAGCTGCGCCTCGGCCGCCTGCTGTGCCGCCAGCCCGCCCTGCTGCTGCAGCTGGTGGAGCGGCACGGCACGCGGCGGGCCATGCCCTGGCTGCACCAGCTGCTGCGGCACGACCGGCTGGAGCTGAGCGTGCTGCCGGTGCAGTGCCTGTGCGAGTTCCTgtcggcgggcggcgcgggcgcgggcgaggCGGGCAAGGCGGGCGAGCTGTGCGCGCACCTGCGCCGCACGCTGCACAGCGAGGAGGGCGCGCGCGCCGTGCTGCACTACTACCTGCAGCGCctcgcgcacgcgcacgcgcccACGCGCGCCTCCGCCAGCCGG GGCCTCAAGCTAGTGCTGTCGCAGTCGGACGACGCCATCGAGATGGACTACAACGCCGACGTCAATCCGGA GTCGTGGCTGAGCCTGCTGCCGTCGCTGCGGCACTGGGAGGTGCTGCGCGGCGAGGCGGTGCGTCGTGTGCGCGCGGCGTGTCTGGTGGAGTGTGCGCCCCCCCACGTGGCCGCATACCTCGGCTTCCTCGCACAGCACGTGCACCATCATCACCCGCATGACCTCACCGACATGGTGCTG GATCTCAGTCAAGTATTGATGGAGCGCACCACGGTGATGGGCTACGTGCTGCCGCCGGTGGACTCCAAGGAGACTCCTCGGGACGAGCGGCTGCTGGCTCAGCACAAGGCGCTGCATGCGCTCACCACCATATTTTACACGCATCTCAGACAG GTGTTGTCAAACGAAATACCAGAGATACAGGAGCCGGTGGAGGAGGGTGGCGAGGGGTCCAGCGGGTGGAACGCCGGAGAAAAGGTGATGCTGCAGTGGGCCAATGGTCGACAAGCTAACTTGCACGTCGTCGTTGCGCACGCGCATCTTAAGTTGCTGTGCTTTGGACCTTCATACT TGGACACGAACCAAGAGATGTACTCGTGGCTGCAGTCCACGTGGGTGGGGGACGCGCCCGAGGCCTTCGTGTCGGAGTCGTCGGACGAGGCCGTGCTGCTGCCGGACTGGCTGCGCCTCAGCCTCGTGCGCTCGGCGCGCCCGGCGCTGCTCGAGGCCGGCCTGCGGGGCCTGCCCGCGCACAAGCTGGCGCTCTTCATACAGACCTTCGGCATGCCCGTGTCCTCCATGAG CGCGCTGCTGGGCGCGCTGGACGCGTGCCCCGCGGGCGCCGTGGTGCGCCTGGGCGTGGAGCGCGCCTACATGGCGCAGCTGCTGCGCGTGCAGCGCGCGCGCGGCGCCAGCGGCGGCCACGCCTTCGCCGCCGCGCTGCGCCTGGCGCGCCCGCACTACCCGCCCG ACGACACGCTCTTCACCGAGGACACCCTCCCGGACGAGATCGAGGACCCCTGGAGCAGCCCGCGCCAGACCGCCAAGCTGGAGGTCGGGCAGATCGGCGCGCTGCTGGCGACCGCGTTCGCGGGCGCGGACGCCTACCGCGGGGACCTCGACACCGCCTTCACGCAGCTCCACGGG CTGCTGTGGGCggagggcggcgcgggcgcggccaCGCGCGCGGTGCTGGCGGCGCTGCGGGGCTCGCGGGCGGCGGCGCTGCTGCGGCGGCCCGCGCACGCCGCGCCGCTGCTGCGCGCGCTGGCGCGGCTGCGGCCCGCCGCGCTGGCGGAG ACGGCGGGCGCGCTGCTGAGCCAGTGCAAGCTGTCCCGCGGGCCGGTGGTGGAGGCGCTGCGGGCGGCGCGCGGGGCGCCGGCGCGCAGCCCCGCGCACGCGCAGGCCGCGCTGCCCGCCGACGCCACCAAGGACCAGCTCGTCGCCG ccCTCGAATCTGCCACTCCGAGCACGCTGGAGGCGCTCGGTAACGAGATCATCGAGACGCAGGACACGCAGGTTGTGGTGGACACCATCACGCACCTGCTCGAAAAGAACCAGGAAGGTCGCTATGAGTTGCAg GTAAAAGCCGACCCCGACGAGGAAAAGTTCAGCGCATGCGCTCAACACGTGCTGTCCCGGCGCGGCCTGGGCTGCGGCCTGCTGCTGGACTGGCTGTCGGAGCTACAACGCGAAACGCTCGGCAGGCAG ATGCGGCTGATGTTccagcgcggcggcggcgcgtgGCGCCCGCTGCTGGTGACGCTGCTGGCGCACCGCGCCTCGTGGCGCACCCTGCACGCAGCGCTCGTCGCGCTCACCGAGCACGG GGGCTGGTCGGCGAAGGCCGTGCTGGATTTCGCCGAGACGCTGATCGGCAGTCCGCGCGTGTGGCAGGGCCGCGACCGCGCCACACCCAAGCACCACTCGCCCGACGACTCGCTGCGCCTGTCGTACCACCAG CTGGGCGTGCTGATCGGCTACGTGGGCACGGAGGCGCGCGAGGCGGAGACGGCGGGCGGCGCGGAGGCCGCGCGGCGCCGCATCGAGGCGCGCCTGCCGCTCGTGCTGCGCTGCTGCTCGGCGCCGCACGCGCTGCTGGCCGCGGCGCTGGCCGCCTCGCGTTCGCACccgctgctgctgctgctaCTGTACATGAAG GTCCCGAAGGTGCTCCAGCTCCTGCGCGAGTGCGAGGATCTTCCCCCTGCGACGCCGCAGCTGCTGGTGGCGGGCGAGGCCCGCGCGGTGGCGCGGCGCTCCACGAGCGCCACCGACCGCGTCGCGCACGCGCTGCTCACCGCGCTCGCTGCGCCGCATCACCACTCCAAGGAGCACTCGCAGAA GATGTGGCGCACGGAGGCGGGCGCGCGCGGCGTATTCGCGCGCTGCGCGGGCGCCGGGGCGCGCGCGTTGCCGCTGGCGGGCGCGCTGCTGCGCGGCGTGCGCGCGCGCCAGCACCACCATCTGCAGCACCTGCTGGCCGCACTCGAGGTGCTGCCCGATGCAGACTTGTTCGAGCCGCCAGCTGG CGATGAGGTGCACGGCATCCTGGAGTGCTTCCTGAACATGCTGAAGGGCGGcggaggcggcggcggcggctcgCTGGCGCACCGCGTGGCGGCTCTGTTGCGCCGGTACCGCGCCGCCCGCCCGCAGCGCGCCGCCACGCTGCTGCACGCTCACCGCGACACCATCGC GTCCCAGGCGGCGCTGGCGGGCGTGGCGGGCGGTGAGGGCGCGGCCAGCGCGGCTCCCCCCCCACACGCGCTGCAGGCCCTGCGGCGGCGCGTTGCACCGCCCGATGAGCTGCACTGGCTGGTTCAg GAGGTGGAGGCGTGGGGCGTCCGGCGGGGCGGCGCGTGGGGGGGTGCGGCCAGTGCGGACGCGCTGCTGCGCGCGACGGCGCCGCTGGCTGCTTCCCCGCACGCCCCGCTGCGCACCGCCACGCTGTCGCTGCTCACCAAGCTGCTGCCCGCCGCACCCGACACGCATCCCG
- the LOC113393830 gene encoding ATP synthase-coupling factor 6, mitochondrial-like yields the protein MLTSSLFGGLRAARTSVMVTRNLAAAQKVNDPIQQLFLDKIREYKQKSAGGKLVDPSPAIEKELKTEMEKLERQFGGGKGVDMTSFPSFNFQEPTLDPIDEQAQKK from the exons ATGCTCACTTCATCATTGTTCGGCGGCCTACGGGCAGCTCGTACCTCGGTAATGGTCACCAGGAATCTAGCTGCGGCACAGAAAGTCAATGATCCTATACAGCAGCTTTTTTTGGACAAAATTAGAGAATACAAACAGAAGAGTGC tggtgGTAAATTGGTAGACCCCAGCCCAGCAATAGAAAAAGAATTGAAAACTGAAATGGAAAAGCTTGAACGTCAGTTTGGAGGTGGAAAGGGAGTGGACATGACCTCATTCCCCTCATTCAACTTCCAAGAACCAACTCTAGACCCCATCGATGAACAAGCTCAGAAGAAGTGA
- the LOC113393828 gene encoding interaptin-like: protein MEIGDIGKVANRKRMNVEVEKLREKVSRETTKIIKLKVAQDTAYWDLKEKLQQVEGNHERLQQNMVEVQMQHETISGQYQDELRLRPDTLNKLNCTRDICEVLEDYSERLKDTLSRCKVDQAALCDAYQKSGQLVRDIKHKQMQVDEKNRQVIGGLEEKVKLTSDHQKQLLQLFSATKQQADSDISDLRNKLEATQKHREDLMTNVNELNRKLDVCNFNLEKKDETISNLQRDMKQLIQEFHNQSSEAKNALMKQETDLKEALEANTSLKKALNNQEQFTQSMCEKNNCLQEKLISLEEDQLNTSTVITGLKINLEEANAMLENLNKDMAVLIDEKEALINEKNDKEQGLILCQEEIEKLNQQFIEINKEKDEIRCDLNNAVEGSNIKSNRIEELTANIQSLMKNIEEIENTHNIFRVSSEEKVKELTAVIEARDKELDSKASTIAQLMSELKTSTDVRSKLETTLQKVRKEIDVERDNVKEKERKLNGKVEQLETVVRDKDDELSKQMSIILEMRNEKERLQEKIQGMQNTIDNIQKELTGRPVPSSTRLEPELDDNAVMLTPGSKKSQQPSSPIIQKTQFAMPRKEPKLDNMLFNLFSDSSMEGDTLDASEVNRRFAAMSRGERVSPMALGALKRRSGVPAQPSYKFKPPAQDGDRSISLSQVKNEMKNKERSFFKNKRSENKTKKVK, encoded by the exons ATGGAGATTGGAGATATAGGTAAAGTTGCGAACAGAAAAAGAATGAACGTAGAAGTAGAAAAACTTCGCGAAAAAGTTTCAAGAGAAacgactaaaataataaaactgaag GTGGCTCAAGACACAGCGTACTGGGATTTGAAAGAAAAGTTGCAACAAGTTGAAGGCAACCATGAGCGGCTGCAGCAGAACATGGTGGAGGTGCAGATGCAGCACGAGACGATATCGGGACAGTATCAGGATGAGCTGAGACTGCGTCCCGACACATTGAACAA GTTAAACTGTACCCGTGACATTTGTGAAGTGCTGGAAGATTATAGCGAGCGTTTGAAAGATACGCTGTCCAGATGTAAGGTCGACCAAGCCGCTCTGTGTGATGCGTACCAGAAGTCCGGTCAACTCGTTCGGGATATCAAGCATAAGCAGATGCAAGTGGATGAGAAGAATCGTCAGGTTATCGGTGGACTTGAGGAGAAAG TTAAATTGACGAGCGATCACCAAAAGCAGCTATTGCAGCTGTTCTCCGCCACGAAGCAGCAAGCGGACTCGGACATATCTGATCTAAGGAACAAGCTAGAGGCCACCCAGAAGCACAGAGAGGATCTCATGACCAACGTCAACGAATTGAATAGAAAACTGGATGTGTGCAACTTTAATCTCGAAAAG AAGGATGAGACTATATCCAATCTGCAAAGAGATATGAAACAACTGATTCAAGAGTTTCATAATCAGAGCTCTGAAGCAAAAAACGCGTTGATGAAACAGGAGACTGA TCTTAAGGAAGCTCTAGAAGCAAATACTTCATTGAAAAAAGCGCTGAACAATCAGGAGCAGTTCACTCAGAGTATGTGCGAGAAGAATAACTGCTTGCAAGAGAAGCTCATATCACTGGAAGAAGACCAGCTCAACACCTCTACTGTCATTACCGGACTTAAAATTAATCTTGAG gaAGCTAATGCTATGTTAGAAAATCTAAACAAAGACATGGCCGTTTTGATTGATGAAAAGGAGGCATTGATAAACGAAAAAAACGATAAAGAACAG GGTTTGATTCTTTGTCAAGAAGAAATTGAAAAACTAAATCAACAGttcatagaaattaataaagaaaaagatGAAATTAGATGTGATCTAAATAATGCCGTTGAAGGGTCGAACATAAAATCTAACCGTATTGAAGAACTTACGGCTAATATTCAAagcttaatgaaaaatattgaagaaaTTGAAAATACTCACAACATTTTTAG AGTATCATCAGAAGAGAAAGTTAAAGAGTTAACTGCTGTGATTGAAGCTAGAGACAAAGAGTTGGACTCGAAAGCATCCACCATCGCACAGTTGATGTCAGAACTGAAGACCAGTACTGACGTCAGGTCAAAGCTGGAAACCACCTTACAGAAGGTCAGAAAAGAGATAGATGTCGAAAGAGATAATGTGAAGGAAAAAGAGCGGAAGTTGAACGGGAAGGTTGAACAGCTGGAAACTGTCGTCAGA GATAAGGATGACGAACTTTCAAAACAAATGTCCATAATTTTGGAGATGAGAAACGAAAAG GAACGTCTCCAAGAAAAAATCCAGGGTATGCAGAACACGATCGATAACATTCAAAAGGAGCTGACGGGCCGACCGGTACCATCTTCGACACGCCTGGAGCCCGAGCTCGACGATAACGCAGTTATGCTAACACCTGGATCCAAG AAGAGTCAGCAGCCAAGCTCGCCTATCATCCAGAAGACACAGTTTGCGATGCCGCGCAAAGAGCCTAAACTGGACAATATGCTCTTCAACCTGTTCAGCGATAGCAGCATGGAAGGAGACACACTCGAT GCTTCGGAAGTAAATCGTCGCTTCGCAGCCATGTCACGGGGTGAGCGCGTATCACCCATGGCGCTCGGAGCACTCAAACGGCGCAGTGGCGTGCCAGCACAGCcctcatataaatttaaacctcCTGCACAAGATGGCGAC CGTTCAATTTCACTCTCTCaagttaaaaatgaaatgaagaaTAAAGAGCGgagtttttttaagaataagagGTCTGAGAATAAAaccaaaaaagttaaataa